The genomic interval atcatgaattaaatttaaaaaatattaaataaattaattatgataattagaattgaattaggaatagtcaatgtataaatatagaactacacaaaaaatcggaagttaattccatgaaaaagcatgagaaaacgaagaaaaacgaagaaaaacgaaaaattgccaagcatactgtccatgggcgcgcaaggggctgcatgggcgtggtttctcggcgcagggggctgctagcagcctctccgcgcgcgcacgtggtgcagcgacacaactcgattttttcgaaacttcaaaaattcataactaattcaaattaaatcaaaattgagttctgtaaaaaagtaacttgcttaattttttccatactatccaataaaaataattccagaaatagatattcaattatttttcacgaaaattcacaaacatcaatcaatcatcaaataacactcaatacaacatgataccatccaaaacatcaaacaatcgttttaaagtccaaatttattgcaagcaaatcaattaccatggctctgaggccagttggtggaaattattttaccatgatcttagatctactcacaagtatgttgattaacaccctaaatatgaactttctaaaacgatgaaataaacacatataaagtttaggaaaccttacattggttgcagcggaattaaatgactccttccgttcagatatctagcccttgattcctttctgtagcagagcattatcaatatctgaacctggatctctttctctgaatctttagtgctgaaactccttcttgctgaaagtctttcttcacgatcttcctcactatgattgaggtatcacttgctgtgtgtgggcactactctcacactaagaatttcgaaattgaagagggaagaaagagagagggagtggttggccagatagggagagagaaggctcaggtttttcttagaaggaaaaatagaaaatttaagtgtaattttcctgaagccttcactatctatttatagcattccactagggttaggtttgaattatttggcattaaaataatgaaaatatcagtttaaattccctacaaaagtggtcggccatacaaagtggatttgggcctcactttttacaattttgcagttttatcttttctgcatctgattttctcaaaaacgccaattttctaactcaactatttaaatgccaattctaactatttaataactataaataattattaaataatattgtcatttatcatatttattaattgaaccatacaaagtatcataattaacaaatatgcccctaaaactctttctttacaatttcgcccttacttagtgaaaaattcacaaatagacatagtctaatttgagaattataattgattaatcaaaaccaattatatgagtcttacaagcaatatatcaactagtgtggggaccatgggtctatataaccgagcttccaataagtagatcaagaatttatcactaaaattcactaacttattaattcttcgttgaatccacgcatagaacttagaattgcactctcagtatatagaatgctctatatgttccaccatatagacacatcattacttatccattgttataatcctaatttgatcaatgatcctctatatgaatgatctacactgtaaagggattagattaccgttacaccctacaatgtatttaatccttaaaacacttaaccccgtataaatgatatttcagcttatgtgaaatgagatctccaccatttattttcgtttggtcaagctcgaaggagatcatcctttacttactattcgccagatagaagctatagattccatgtttatgttagcgctcccactcaattgcactaccgtgttcccaaaatgtacgtatcaccctgacctaaaagtaggcttaactaacaaatcaaagaacacgaatagcctcttgagattgagcctaatcataataggattaagatcatttgatctaggatcaactaggcgatattgacttgaatagatattacggtaagtttaataaatctaagtcaaagttcaatatcggtcccttccgatgcatactccatgcatccaacctgagctttactttaaccaatgctctggaaagaacatagcatttttccaaatgcaagtaaactctgttgtagattatcatatcagtaaaaccctatgtctgataaatctaggaaactttattcacatagtcatgtttactttccaatgtgttgacggcacaataaacaggatcaagtatgtgaaaagggtttcagatgaattcatacattatgtacatataatcatgaaataaatcatgtgaaccatgcaacattaaatgttatttctgatctatattaataagtaaatttgattatattgaaatgagttttatttagggcataaaacccaacactctgTACCATAATTGTACAAGTGTTGATAGTGTAACAAAcatataagcatgcatatacacttaacatatacatacactcgcatattgatatcacacattatatacagttcttacctcatttccaaattcaagtgtgttggccgacctgaacggaaattctCGTActggatggatgccctaatcacataatgAAACCGGGTAAATCACATGTTCAAAACCCTAATCTGAGAAACCCGAACCTATAACTCTAGGCTCTGCTATAATCACTAGGGATTACACTAACTCGGGAAATAAGGAAACACCCAACTAAGGCACTTAAATGgatgagaattgagaaaacgGGACATTTGGGGAACCCTGTCAAAACCGGCTAATCAGGTACTGGTaaaccggttaaccggtttATACCTGTCCTCCCCAAAAACTCACAAATTTGCTCAAAACTTGTCCAATTGcctccaaactttccagagtacctaaacaATGTATACACAACATATTCCAACCAGAAATTCCCAAAAAAACACACtaaatcaaattatgccattaaagatcAAAGCTTAGGTTTCAAAGCATAAACTTGTGAAAATCCAACATAAAGCAGTAAAACCAGCTACCAGAACCTTcaatcaacttaaattgaacaTAAAACCGAACTCCAAGCATTTCTAACCCTTACAGCCACCAACACTAAAAATCATTACTTTAAACCAAATTCAAAGCTTAAAAACACATAGAACAAAGAACTAAGGATTACCTCAACCTCAAGAACACTTGATTCCAAAAAATATGAGGATTTGAATGGTTTTTCCCTAATTTTGTGgctggttcgaagagagagaaggagaagaggaaaagagttCTATTTCTTGATTTTTCCTTTAATTTCctcaaaatgaaaaaggatttCCTAACTAATCCTTGCTGAAAAATAAAAGGTCGTGTGTCACACTCTAGGGCAGCCACCAAAACATACCCTTggcaaaagactaaaatgcccttaatgTTAAATTTTAGCCTATTTCAaacctaggggtaaaatggtcaaaaaccatAACCCTGCACAACCTcggtattttattttctccaGAATatatcccactaagaaataaggttccaagcttacccatgtgatcaaactagccatccatcgcatttttcgttgtcgccgagcagaAATTACAAAACTTGCATAATTCACAtataagtcaaataatactcctagagtttaataaaatctctagaattgagaaattataattctaatgtCCATTTCTACAAATGGATcccacaaataattaaattcataaataattataaaaaatatcagaaattagtgctaattgccttttctaatctaAATTACTAATGCGGTCATTACAAATACAAATAAAGAGGTACAGCGAGATGAATTACTTCTTCAATTAGTGTTTTTTTCTTTCAAGATGAATACGAAGGATAACTCATATTTGGAGAGATGCAACCTTCCTAGTGAGCATAACTACCTAAAGGATAAAGACAAAGAGCAGTTAGGCAGTTATTAGATATTATTCCATGTGTGAATAAATGAAACGTAAGGAATGTCCACGTTTCATCAGCAGTTATAAATGAATCAATCTCAATAAAAATAACTGTCAATctatattcctataaataggagcAGAATCCATGGGAAAATGGATGACAAAAATGGAGAGTAAATCCTATTATTAAAAAGATTGAGATTTGTACTCTGATTTTCCAAAAAATATCTTTAATAAGATACACTCGTGGAGTATGTAgatttaactacaaaaccacgtaaaatatctggtgtttattattattataattaaattatgtagTGTATTTATTGTAAAAAGGCTATAtatttggttaacgaaaatctgcattaacagtttggtactttcattgagagcctttgtgataaaaactcaaaaaaaatcctccttttaaatataaattcaaTCCTATACTAAATGGCTGATAACACTCCCCACGAAGGCAATCGCCTATAGGAAACTACCCATCGTCCTGGCAAAGAACCTATGGGATCTCAGAGAACCAACACATCTGAACAGCACATTCAGGGAAGAACGATGGTAATTTCAACACTATTGGTGATCAAATCCCAAAAAGAATGAGTGAGGATGCCTATGATCCTACCAGATATGTACCATTGGTAGAATTAGAGAATAGGCAACTTCGACAATGCTTGGGTGAATCAAACTGATGAAACACTGAGTTAGAGCAAGAAGCCCTATCAATAATCTCCCTTTTGCATCTTTTCCTTCGCGTTCTTCACAACACCAAGTCCCCATTGTTGTATTTTTGACAAGCACCATTACCTCACACATTTACCAACAAAGAGAGACCCTTCTCTATTTTTTGTTTCCATTAGTTTATTGTTCCCAAGAATATTACAACCACCTCCCTTATCAGGTTTATGAATATTCGGTCTCCCATGAGCCTTGTGTTCAAAAGTTTCGATACAGATTTCGCCTAGAGATCTCATTTTGTACTATTATCCATACATTCTTGAGAACATAGCTCTAATGTAtcaaatctaattaataaaattaaaatagacaTAGCCCCATTACCATCATAACATGGGAGGCGAACTACTATAAATTACTGGTgtcctttttcatttattgcAATTATATTTAGTCAAATTATTTTATCCCAGTTTATTACGATCTTGTTAGATCAGTAGACGAAAAATTGTACCATATCTTTATacattaaaagtgcctatctaacgacaattcttggtttaacgattcttcttttttttttaacgcCAAGAgaacaatttttaatttttttaaacgtTTTCTTTTAACGCCGTTAACTTATTATTcttataaaaaaatgtaaaaaaaaaatctatctcATCTCAATCGTTTCCTTCTCACTTGCCTTCCATTCTCACTCCCAATCGCAGATCTCCCTTCCATTCCACTCCCAATCGCAGATCGTCGAAATCAACAGCCCGGCGAACCCCGACGAACCAAAGCTTCCTTCCACCGACTCCTCCATTTCACTCTCCATGGTatggatttttatttatttatttattttgtattgaTCGATTGGGTTCTTATTAGTGTTTCGTCAAGTTCTACGCTCCATGGTATGGAACGAGTTGCTTGAACTCGCGTTCCTTGACGATGGCAGTTCTCAAGTATTGCATTACAGTTACTTCATCAGCAACACCCATCTCTCCAAATTCTGCAAACCCAGCTGTGCCAGACCCACGACAGACCAAAGTTAATTTGCCCAACAAGAAGGCCGTGAAATGGTCCACTGGGATGGCTCCGGGCGAGTATGGTGGACCACCGACCAGCACTAAACTTCGCAAGTACGGAGGAGGTGAAGGAGAAGA from Cannabis sativa cultivar Pink pepper isolate KNU-18-1 chromosome 4, ASM2916894v1, whole genome shotgun sequence carries:
- the LOC133037226 gene encoding protein CONSERVED ONLY IN THE GREEN LINEAGE 160, chloroplastic-like isoform X1 — translated: MFYAPWYGTSCLNSRSLTMAVLKYCITVTSSATPISPNSANPAVPDPRQTKVNLPNKKAVKWSTGMAPGEYGGPPTSTKLRKYGGGEGEDPITSDEFIWNKDFMSRMNKLFDDSASPPQQPPVKIYLRSPMINLRS
- the LOC133037226 gene encoding protein CONSERVED ONLY IN THE GREEN LINEAGE 160, chloroplastic-like isoform X2 — protein: MAVLKYCITVTSSATPISPNSANPAVPDPRQTKVNLPNKKAVKWSTGMAPGEYGGPPTSTKLRKYGGGEGEDPITSDEFIWNKDFMSRMNKLFDDSASPPQQPPVKIYLRSPMINLRS